In Solanum lycopersicum chromosome 5, SLM_r2.1, the following are encoded in one genomic region:
- the LOC101265734 gene encoding transcription factor MYB78-like has protein sequence MDYHGQKIEVISGRGREGGRGDSKEEIKEEEIVMDLRRGPWTVEEDFTLINFIAHHGEGRWNSLARCAGLKRTGKSCRLRWLNYLRPDVRRGNITVEEQLLILELHSRWGNRWSKIAQHLPGRTDNEIKNYWRTRVQKHAKQLKCDVNSKQFKDTMKYLWMPRLAERIQAAAATSNPTAASSSGPTTTYIQSQEIQHLLPNMNHHVPEYLPIQLMNIEKTNSLNYSATSTSSDNYSSDLTDGCYNFSINQSNNQDHSHVNQSTNQLLYEESTINPTSYNFHPGFQGFQEVDQQNNTQWMENPWNIEDMCFLQQLNNDM, from the exons ATGGATTATCATGGTCAGAAAATTGAAGTTATATCGGGACGAGGACGAGAAGGAGGACGAGGAGATAGTAAGGAAGAAATTAAGGAGGAAGAAATTGTTATGGATCTTCGAAGGGGTCCATGGACCGTTGAAGAAGACTTTACACTTATCAATTTTATTGCACATCATGGTGAAGGTCGTTGGAATTCTCTTGCACGTTGTGCTg GTTTGAAGAGAACAGGGAAAAGTTGTAGATTACGATGGCTTAATTATCTTCGACCAGATGTTCGACGTGGTAATATTACTGTTGAAGAACAACTCTTGATTCTTGAATTGCATTCTCGATGGGGCAATCG TTGGTCAAAAATCGCTCAACATCTCCCTGGAAGAACAGACAATGAGATAAAAAATTACTGGCGAACTCGGGTACAAAAGCATGCAAAACAACTCAAATGTGACGTGAATAGTAAGCAATTCAAAGATACCATGAAGTATCTTTGGATGCCTAGGTTAGCCGAAAGAATACAAGCCGCCGCGGCTACTTCCAACCCAACGGCAGCTTCTTCCTCCGGCCCCACCACCACATACATCCAAAGTCAAGAAATTCAACATCTACTACCAAACATGAACCATCATGTACCCGAATACTTACCTATCCAACTGATGAATATCGAAAAAACAAACAGTCTTAATTATTCAGCAACTTCAACGTCATCGGATAATTACTCATCCGACCTCACTGATGGTTGCTACAATTTCTCAATTAATCAAAGCAATAATCAAGATCATTCTCATGTTAATCAAAGTACTAATCAATTGCTCTATGAAGAATCAACAATTAATCCCACAAGTTATAATTTTCACCCTGGATTTCAAGGATTCCAAGAAGTGGATCAACAAAACAATACACAATGGATGGAAAATCCATGGAATATTGAAGATATGTGCTTCTTACAACAATTGAACAATGAcatgtga